GGgctttgctttttgaaatctgCAAGTCTGTTATATTACATTAGGAGAGTGTTGCAGAATGTGTTTTGACCTAGTCATGGTTTAACCAGTACTTACGTGGGGGTAATAGTAGTATTAGGTGTTGAATAggtgttttatttatttcttctaaTATACATGTCGGTACGTTTGAAGGCAAAGGATAGAATGTCTCATCTTCGTATATTAACGAATAAATGAAGGACCAAAGAACTAAGAATTGTGATTATGCTTACGTTTCCATTGAAATACGCTTAGTATAACGATGAGGGTGACAATTGCATAGTTACTATAATACATGtatctaatttatttattcacGTGTGTAATGAGGTCGATTGACTTGATCTACCACAAAGGTATTATGGAAATGCGATCGAGTATTAACCAGGTaacttattatttatacaaGGTCCGTCTACGGTTGAAGGTAATTATTGGATAACTTCGCTAATATTTCACAatactaaaataaaaaatgagctAAACTCGTATTTGACCATATTCCTGGGATATCAACAGTCCACTATATGATTTTGCTTAATAAGAATCATTAGCTATCTGAATGCATGATTATTTAACAGCATCCCTCGCAGACAGAATTCTATACCCTTTACGATCTAATAATTGCAAATATTTCATACATGTATGGGAATATTAGATGATTACCGTTAAAGTGATTTATTGCtaaaaattgcaaataCAGTTTTCCCTTCAGAGGATAGTAAGAATgtgtatataaaaatttagtaatAAACAGTAAGTTTACTTAACATTGCAAGTTATAGATAAAATAGCATCAACCACTTTATCAGAGTTCTTCTGGGAGCTTGTCTCGATACTTGCAAATGTGTCCTGGACTTGCTTTTTGCTCTCCGCTTCAGCCTGACTATATATACCAGAAGCCTGATATGTTAAAATTGATTGTCCAAACTCTTAAAAACTGTATTGAATAACTTTACCTGACTTTCTGACTTTTTGAATTCCTCTTCCTTCTTGGAAGCGTATTCATCAATTTCGCGTTTAGCCTCAAGACGTGCATCCTTCAATCTTTGAGTGCGatctttttatcttttagAAACGTTGCTCCGATTGATTAAACTTACGTTGGCGAGCCTTTTCGACTATATTTCTAGCAACTTTTTCAGCCTACATATCTCATTAGAAATAACGATCTTGGAATTACCTGAACTTACCTCTAAAAGTTGTTGGATACCAGAATTCGTTTGAGCACTCTAAAAAGAAGTCAGAAATTGCTccttataataaaaatacaaattacCATTATGTCTGTAAATTTAATCGTACTTGAGGAAGGGTCTATGGTCGAAGAAGTAATACTGGTTTGATAAACTACTCGATCTCCGTAACGTACTCTATCTACTCTGCTATCCACTAATTCCGTATCTTCTTAAACTCGCTAACGATATGGTAAGATGCGATGTTTTGATTGAAATAATGTTTGCTCCTAAATTTGGATactatataataaaatcagATTCTTACTATCCTCGGTTATAATTGTTGGGCAACGCGCCGTTGTTTGCTCAGGTGAACTGGAACTTAATAAGTAAATTCGGTATtgttttacatttttaGGCATATGATCAAGAACTGTAAGTAAACAGATAGCAGAAACCATTTGAATCTTACAATATTACATGATAGTACGTTCGAGCAGCACTGAATTTAACAAGTGCATCTAATAATGCTGTTACGGCGTATACAGCATCCTTGCAAATATAAGCATTGCTAAACATAACTCATTTATGTTTTATAGACATTACTTTCAAAAcatcaaatttttctatttatatGCTCTTTTTAACAACCACCATACCTAAATGAATTACTATTTTAAACTTAGTATATTTTCTAGGCAGCGTATTTTTTGCGAGATAAGCagttaaaatttaaactaATACTTTAAtgtaaagcaaaatttgtGATTCATAGAGTACAATAAAGCACTTTGGTCTCACATTAATACAATGACATACACCGACCCCAGCTGTTTGAGTGCATATAAAGCATTAAAATATAGtgataataatttaacTTACAAATTTTCCACTAGCAAGACATACCTACAAATACCGGGAAAAATATCCTCTAATATTCGTTTAAAGCTGTCTTTAACAGCATAACTTAGCGCGGTTTAAATCCCTTACTTTTCGTACTTGTCATAAACCAGGCAAAGCTTCTAAGTATTTCAAACTATCCATATCTCTTGAGAATAAACAGGTGTTTTTAGATGCTAAACTATTAAGACGAACACAAAACCTGTATCtggaataaaaaaatatatatttaatataaaagatGGCTATAGCAAAAAACAGAAAGGAGTATGTACGTTAAGgaaaattaacaaatatCAAAGAGGTAAACAATTAAACCCATCCAGGTAACTTCATAAAacgaaaatcaaaaatcaCCACCGAAACGTTcctaaataaaataaataactcAATTTGTGAAAGTGTGGGACATATTAAAAGATGGGAGTGAACACTTTTGAACTTTAATGCATGCAGGTAATATGGCTGTGATGTACACATTTAATCGTAATCTCGTTAAAAGGAAGAACTATATGAGATTATCCAAagtgcaaaaaaatttatggcGAACGTATATGTTTACCGTATTTTGATAGCACCATATTCAGAAATTGCAGGCAACTTTGTTGATCATCTCTGTCAGGTTGAGATAGAATGCAGTCCTTTAGGagatttatttctttatctGCAACAGAAATGGAAATAGCTTCAAGACGATACTCAAGATTTACCCAAGCCTGCGAAATTTGCTCACATGTGCTTGGCAATAAACAGTATGCTTTCAATAATGACCGATAAGTGACATGAGTAGGCTTTAACCCGTACTTGTCTATCATATCAAATCCAGCAGAAAGCCATTTTACATCCTTTAAACGACTAGCAATAGAGAACAAGGTGTTGGCAGTACTAATGGATGGTTTGAACTCCTTTACATCTGACATCTTGTTGATAAACGTAGTGATAAAGTCGGTAGCCTTTTTAATATCCCGATCTCGTTCAAATTGCTTCATTGAAAGACTTAAAATAGCATTTGTCAAACGAGTGATATCTTTGGGTGACACTGAAAGATAATAATCGAAAATAGTTAGCAAAGGATCTAGAGAATGGTGTGCTTCAAAAAGTCTTTGAAGTAACCAAACGGTTGTATAGATCGTTGGTAGATTTCTTTCGTTAAGATTAGAATTTTTCAGATAAGCAGCAGCTTGATCGACGAGACCTTTGTTGACAAACACTGAAATAATGACATCGGAGTGAAAACTTGTTAGTCCGTTAAATTGAACTAAAGCTTTATGAGCTTTACTGCTAATACCTTGATCTTTGAAAACAGTATAAATCAAATACACAGCAACCAATTCATTTACAACTTCTTTCCCTTCAAGTTGCTCGTGAATGGCTGAACCTATTTTTCCACACTGTTCAAAACTGGCACCTCCAAGTATCTTAGCTTGAAGTGCTGAGATGTAGAGGTTGCCTAAAACTCGTTCATCTTTAGGTAAAAACTCCATATGGCTTAAGCTCATATCAGCAATTAATGAAGCCTTGTCAAAAAGGTTTAGGTCGATATATGATTGGAGCATAATTCGCCAAAACCTAGCAGAGGCAATCTCTTGGTGTTCAATTGCATATCGAAGTATATCATCAAGTTTGTCGAGAGTAGCTTCATCTACATTACCTCTCCCATTGAGCATTTTAATCCGATCtaccaaaaacaaaatgtaTCTATTAATGGTTTGACTATCTAAAATGCCAAATGGTTTCAGGCTGCTGAAAGTAGCAACGGTTTCCGTATACTTGCGCGCCttcatttcatcatttAATTGTTTCAGCTATTTACCTGTTAGAAAAAGGTGGAAACATCAGCCTTTACATACCAAATTTTGAGAATTCTGCCTTACATGTTGTTGAGTTTCAGCGGTGAATGAAGTTTGTAACCCAGAATGTAAAGGCGGAGCGGTGAAAAGGGTACGCgtattttgtaaaagtgCATCTGACACTTTAGCATTACTACTACGCAGCAATTTCCGAAAAATTTGGCTCCCAAATCCTTGCATGGTATACGCTTGGGGTAAGTTTGTTGTTGCTGAGTCATGTTGTGGCTACTCTCTACTCAGTCAGGATTGATCTAGAAAAGATCAGCAAAATGGCGTTTCCTGAATATGTTAGAACTgattctattttatttttcttttcctatAATAGTTCAATCATGTAGTAACAAAGCAACTTAACTAAGACTCTGCTGCATGCTTAGGCACATTCTTTGCAAATTAGTTAAAACCGGCatttacaatatttttaaaatttatacaATCAGTCTAGTTTAATTTAGGTAATTTAATAGATAGGACTTCAAAATCCctgtaaaaatataatgaaaagtaattttttcagtTGCATCAATTAAAGGCGTCGCTTTCATATAAATTCTCAAAGCATTTTATAAGGACTTTCAAAGGATGGCAAGTAGTGATTGAAAACCAAcacttctttttaaaaggtCTACTGGTTATCAACAAAATACATGTCTATgatgaattaaatttaaaattaaagaaaggaCAAAATGTTAATATTGAAATATAGAAATCAATaactttcaaaagtatattttttaacagcGTACCCAATTATCCAAAAGATTACATATAAAACTAATTTAACAGACATTCAGTCAGAAGAAATATTCTGAAGACTAGACTTTACGGCTAGACATTTCGATTTTAGGACTGCAATGCTTTTAATGAACAAGACATCGGGCTTCATAATACCGGTGCTTTCAacagaaaacaaataatgaTCGCGTACGCGGCCTAATTGCACCTTATCTGCAAATTCGGGATGTCTCAAGCATTCGCGGGATACGGTGTCTTTTCGAACGTCTGCTACACGGGCTTGTTTTTTACCATCAGGTCCTTCTTCAAGCTCGATGACTCCTTTAGGGAagcatttttgaaatttaacTGCATCTTCACCTTCAATAGGAGACAAGATATGTATAGTAGGCAATAAGCGGTAGGAGGCAGTAGCAACAGGAGAAAACTTAGCATGGTCTTGTCCAATACCTAAGATTGCATGAGCTTCTAAATCGATTTCCTGGCCAGGACGCAATTTTGCAACAACAATATCTGGGTTGACTACTCGTATAGGATTGTCAGCAAATCGCTCTTCCTGTCGACCTTGCGGTTTCCAAATTAGATCACCCGAATAAACCTCAGAGTTAACGTAAAGTCTCTTTGGATCTTTTTCATCTGTAGCGGCATTCTTATTAAACTCGCATTTCTTATTAAGGGAAAAGACAACAGTATCGTAATCAGTATGAGTTGCCTCTTGTCCTGGCAGAGGATGTTGAAACCATTTAAACATGTCAGGATCAGCAGATATAGGTACAAGACCTATTCTGTGAGACAAAACCTCATCTTGTATTATGCTCGTATTGTTTATGATATACACGAACTCAAATGCAAGAGTTGGGATCTCGGCGATTAAAATCCTCCTAAATGCATTTGCAATGGATGCATCAATTCcagaaatttcaaataccATTGTTTCTTGATCGAGAGACGTAATcgaaacttttaaattttttttaaatttatcaaGATCCCAGATGTTGTCTTCATCAAAATAATAACCTGGAAAATCTACACTTCCTACATCTGTAACACGATCAGAAAGGACAGAGATTTCTGTCCTTGATCTGTCAACCGCTgccatttttaattttatgaaaaaaacgGTGAGAAGTTGCAAtataaacttttaaaaccTTTATATGCGTAAAAATTCGCTATTGTGTGGTAAACACGATAGTGCGAATAAAAGTAAGACATTGCAAATTAACTGACAATAGTAGTAGAGCACTTGAAGAAGCGTAaatagcatttttttagcGATTCAAGTTTGCCaaacattcattttttttttttagactGTATTTATAACGCTAAATACGAAATGGACGACAAAGAATTGTTTGATCGGTCTatatttgaagaaactaATCAGTTACATTTGTATGATCAattgaattatttaaaaaagaatgacCTGCAAAAGTTTaggaaacttttaaatcaaGTTCAGCAATTGGACTTACGGTCATTGTGGTTGAAGTATCGAAATGCTAAAGCGACAAGCCAAGAGAACAGAAAATTGTCCCCTTCAGAAGTTGGTCCACTATCTATTGTAGATACGTCTGACTCAAGTTGGTGGAGAACAGGTCTTCGGGAAATTGCTAGAGGTCATGTAGCTGCCTTAGTATTGGCAGGAGGTCAAGGCACTCGACTTGGGTTTGCTGGTCCAAAAGGTTGCTTTAGACTTGGGCTGCCTAATAATCCGAGCATCTTTGAGCTGCAGgcacaaaaaattaagaaatcGTTGGCGCTCGCCAGAGCCGCATTTCCCGATCAAGAAGCCTCTATAAGCATTCCATGGTATATAATGGTTTCTGAATGTACGTCAGAGGAgacaatttctttttttaaggagAATGATTTCTTTGGTATTGATAAGAAAGacgtttttttcttccagCAAGGAGTTTTACCTTGTCTAGATATCTCAGGTAGGGTCCTTTTTGAATCTGATTCTTCATTAGCTTGGGCTCCTAACGGCAATGGAGGTATTTATGAAGCTTTGCTTTCCTCTGGTGCATTGAATGATATGAATAGAAGAGGTATACTCCATATTACGGCTTATAGCGTTGACAATGTTCTTGTTTTGCCGG
This region of Schizosaccharomyces pombe strain 972h- genome assembly, chromosome: II genomic DNA includes:
- the vma10 gene encoding V-type ATPase V1 domain subunit G encodes the protein MSAQTNSGIQQLLEAEKVARNIVEKARQHRTQRLKDARLEAKREIDEYASKKEEEFKKSESQASGIYSQAEAESKKQVQDTFASIETSSQKNSDKVVDAILSITCNVK
- the rpc40 gene encoding DNA-directed RNA polymerase I and III subunit Rpc40, with the protein product MAAVDRSRTEISVLSDRVTDVGSVDFPGYYFDEDNIWDLDKFKKNLKVSITSLDQETMVFEISGIDASIANAFRRILIAEIPTLAFEFVYIINNTSIIQDEVLSHRIGLVPISADPDMFKWFQHPLPGQEATHTDYDTVVFSLNKKCEFNKNAATDEKDPKRLYVNSEVYSGDLIWKPQGRQEERFADNPIRVVNPDIVVAKLRPGQEIDLEAHAILGIGQDHAKFSPVATASYRLLPTIHILSPIEGEDAVKFQKCFPKGVIELEEGPDGKKQARVADVRKDTVSRECLRHPEFADKVQLGRVRDHYLFSVESTGIMKPDVLFIKSIAVLKSKCLAVKSSLQNISSD
- the ppr8 gene encoding PPR repeat-containing protein Ppr8, whose translation is MQGFGSQIFRKLLRSSNAKVSDALLQNTRTLFTAPPLHSGLQTSFTAETQQHVRQNSQNLLKQLNDEMKARKYTETVATFSSLKPFGILDSQTINRYILFLVDRIKMLNGRGNVDEATLDKLDDILRYAIEHQEIASARFWRIMLQSYIDLNLFDKASLIADMSLSHMEFLPKDERVLGNLYISALQAKILGGASFEQCGKIGSAIHEQLEGKEVVNELVAVYLIYTVFKDQGISSKAHKALVQFNGLTSFHSDVIISVFVNKGLVDQAAAYLKNSNLNERNLPTIYTTVWLLQRLFEAHHSLDPLLTIFDYYLSVSPKDITRLTNAILSLSMKQFERDRDIKKATDFITTFINKMSDVKEFKPSISTANTLFSIASRLKDVKWLSAGFDMIDKYGLKPTHVTYRSLLKAYCLLPSTCEQISQAWVNLEYRLEAISISVADKEINLLKDCILSQPDRDDQQSCLQFLNMVLSKYGKHIRSP
- the uap1 gene encoding UDP-N-acetylglucosamine diphosphorylase Uap1/Qri1(predicted), with amino-acid sequence MDDKELFDRSIFEETNQLHLYDQLNYLKKNDLQKFRKLLNQVQQLDLRSLWLKYRNAKATSQENRKLSPSEVGPLSIVDTSDSSWWRTGLREIARGHVAALVLAGGQGTRLGFAGPKGCFRLGLPNNPSIFELQAQKIKKSLALARAAFPDQEASISIPWYIMVSECTSEETISFFKENDFFGIDKKDVFFFQQGVLPCLDISGRVLFESDSSLAWAPNGNGGIYEALLSSGALNDMNRRGILHITAYSVDNVLVLPVDPVFIGMATTKKLEVATKTVEKIDPAEKVGLLVSSHNHPCVVEYSEISDEACKATENVDGHKHLLLRAANIAYHYFSFDFLQKASLHSSTLPIHLACKKIPFYDVTSHHYTTPLNPNGYKLESFIFDLFPSVSVENFGCFQVPRRTSFSPLKNSSKSPNDNHETCVNDILSLGKSWILKNGGILSPSDCTYVSPECSLQGESLEWIKGKQVSNCKLY